The following DNA comes from Malania oleifera isolate guangnan ecotype guangnan chromosome 12, ASM2987363v1, whole genome shotgun sequence.
TGTGACATTATTGATGCAGCGTCTCACTAGATAGCACAATtagaagatattaaaaattttgGCTATAAGCACGTGTGTTGAATGGAGGTGGATGAAGAAACTAGGAACCCACCTTGTAATTCTCAtagcaaggattagcaatttGCTAATTTACTTGTACTGAGTTCATTTATCCAAAATACTGGTGATTTTCAAACGATCTAAAGGGGAACAAGAGATTCACTGTTCTTTGAATCTCCAGTAGAAGATTCGGTATTGGTGAGTAAACGTACCTTATGCAATTTTGTCTCTGCTGAAGCTGGATCAGCAGTTCCAGCACCAGCTGCAGTAGAGCTCCTAGATGAAGCATGGAGCATTCTCCTCTTTAGCATCTTTTTCATGAGATGCACAGCAGATTTGTCAGATTCCTTTTCTGAACGCTTCTCGCCCCTCTCAGATTTAGGACCAGAATTCTCCTCTGCTATTTTACTTCTCTGGAACAACTCCCCAAGTGATGTCCTGTGCTCCTTCTTTGCTACTGTTGTTTCTGGTAATTCAATTGCTGACCCAAAAAGATAACCCTGGAGTGGACAAACTGCAGTTCCATTTCCATTGTTTTCTGTGCCTTCCAACTTGCCACTAAGTGTAATAGTACTGCCATGACTGCTTCTCCCGTTACTGACGTGACTGTTTCTCCCAGATGAGTCGTTGCAACCATCTTCTTTTGCTTCAGCTCCCAGCACTTTCTCCAGCTCTTCATTAATAAGTTTCAGTTCATTCTCTGTCACTTCAGTTTCTTTTTCAGCTATATTCTCAACAGAGATGGAAAATGTGGGGGTTGCTGGGTCAGTGGTGATGGGGTCTGAACCAAGTGTGCCAATTGCAAGAAACCCATGGAACAAATCAGATATTGCAGCTGATGATTCCTCTTCGAAGTCATCTTCATCTATTCTTGCTGCTTCAAGGCCTGCAAATGATTTTCGGAGGGAGTGGTCTCTTTGTGCTTGTCTTAGGGGTCTGCTGCTATAGTTTGACTTTGGGTAGTATTGCTCGTCATCAAGAGATGGCTGCCCTGAAAGACAATTACAAGAATGCCCTGACACAAGAAATGTAAAACGAGCTGGGATGATGGTTAGGTCAATCAGGGGAAAACATTTTATT
Coding sequences within:
- the LOC131144045 gene encoding protein LAZY 1-like; this translates as MKLLGWMHRKFRQNSSEPIKDYGIGQPSLDDEQYYPKSNYSSRPLRQAQRDHSLRKSFAGLEAARIDEDDFEEESSAAISDLFHGFLAIGTLGSDPITTDPATPTFSISVENIAEKETEVTENELKLINEELEKVLGAEAKEDGCNDSSGRNSHVSNGRSSHGSTITLSGKLEGTENNGNGTAVCPLQGYLFGSAIELPETTVAKKEHRTSLGELFQRSKIAEENSGPKSERGEKRSEKESDKSAVHLMKKMLKRRMLHASSRSSTAAGAGTADPASAETKLHKILHMFHRKVHPESSTATRKSDKTHKNEIKNMSYDGGYGNGERMLPDEDITIIPHRPLLKDSIRRYKCQSNPPQFTLGGSDSNGNREYWIKSDADYLVLEL